One window of Mixophyes fleayi isolate aMixFle1 chromosome 3, aMixFle1.hap1, whole genome shotgun sequence genomic DNA carries:
- the LOC142142646 gene encoding C-C motif chemokine 20-like: MSRVSALCVLCIVLLGLQSLTSAAVFDCCYTHTRKPLPVRAVKGYIIQNSQEVCDINAVIFITKKFRVCANPTDKWVIRNIKALKLRKTNTEASIKGENDIPKNEGL; this comes from the exons ATGTCTCGTGTCAGCGCTCTTTGTGTTCTGTGTATCGTGTTGCTGGGGCTTCAGTCCCTGACCAGCGCTGCAG TATTTGATTGTTGCTATACTCATACAAGGAAACCCTTACCAGTGCGGGCTGTCAAAGGATACATAATCCAGAACTCCCAAGAGGTGTGCGACATTAATGCTGTCAT ATTCATTACAAAGAAATTCAGAGTGTGTGCAAATCCCACAGACAAATGGGTCATCAGGAACATCAAAGCACTCAA GCTGAGGAAGACAAACACTGAAGCATCCATAAAGGGCGAAAATGATATTCCTAAAAATGAAGGTTTATAA
- the LOC142143582 gene encoding C-C motif chemokine 20-like: MASRILPLSLALILMVLVGTSQGFGAHNCCVDYTTKTLRLHMIEGFYVQDSGGVCNLNAVIFAVRHPCSSRGTAPIEVCADPTKEWVKQLIAKFSKVTIQGKRANRKKSRKQCKRQRKSYG; encoded by the exons ATGGCTAGCAGGATCCTGCCTCTGTCACTTGCTCTCATCTTAATGGTACTTGTGGGTACTTCACAAG GATTTGGAGCACATAATTGCTGTGTAGATTACACCACTAAGACGTTACGTCTGCATATGATTGAAGGCTTCTATGTGCAAGATTCCGGGGGGGTCTGCAACCTTAATGCTGTGAT ttttgcagtCAGACATCCCTGTAGTTCGAGAGGAACAGCTCCAATCGAAGTGTGTGCAGATCCCACCAAGGAATGGGTTAAACAACTCATTGCAAAATT ctCAAAGGTCACCATACAGGGTAAACGTGCTAACCGAAAGAAATCACGGAAGCAATGCAAACGTCAGAGAAAATCATATGGTTAA